TACGTTTTCAGAGGATGTAGCAGCGTCGCTAGGTTTCTCTGTTGCCTCCACCACAACGGGAGCCATGGTGATGGTAACTTCATTGTCGTTTTGCGCCGCCCCCACGACCAGGTCCTGCGTGTCATTGAGGGCAAGGCTGGCATTGAGGAAGTTCAGGGTAGCACCTTCCGTGCCCTGGCCCAGCAAATTTTTCTTGGCAGTGGCATATTCATCTGCCGTGTAGTCGTCGTCAAACCAGCGCAGATTCAGATTGCCCTTGGTCCCGACGATGTTGGTGTCGCGGATGCCGTTGGTCGTGTTGGTCTCCAAGCCCTCTGTAAGGAGCAGACTGGCGTCCGCCACAAAGGTACCGCCGTCGATGGTCAGGCTGCCACCGTCGATGGCCAGTGTGCTACTGCTGGACATGTCCAGCGTGCCACCCGTCAGGGCCAAGTCCTGTGCAAGTTTAAGCGTTCCGTTGGCAACGCTGATGTTGCCGGCGCTGGTGTTTCCAGACTTGGTCATCGAGAAGGTGTGCCCGCCAAGATCCATGGCGACCGTGCGGTTAGAACCGATATTGAAGGCTTTATTGTTAAGAGTGCCAGTCTCACCAGAGTAATCTTCTGTCAAGGAAAGTTTTATATTGGCGCCATCGCCAAGGTAATGCAAAGCTGTCGGGTCGGAGAATGTGCCTCCAGTAATGAAGTTTTCGCAATGCTGGCTATATATTTTGCCATTAAAGGTGCCATTTGTTATAGAAATATTTACATTATCTTTGTAGCCAGCACCTGTGTTCTTACCTCCAGTATGATCGGCTTCATATATGGCATATATGCCATTAAATGTTCCGCCTGTTATATTAACATTAATATCTTTTTGTGTTGTGTGCTGGCTGATGGCCAAGGCTGCTCCATATACGGTGTTTCCATTACCACTATTACGTGTTAAAAATTCATCATTGTTACCAGTAATAGTTCCACCAGATATATTTACATCACCACTTCTCATTTCGATAGCGCAAGGACCAATAATAGTGCCATCTGAAATGTTAATAATTCCTGCCTGTGGATGATATATTGCTGTACCACCAGTGCTTTCTATAAGCCCACCGTTGATATTTATTTCTGTTCCATCTTGTCCAGCTCCGTTTCCCGTTATTGCATAAACACTGCTGCGTATTGTGCCGTCATTTATTGTTACTTTTGCCGTCCCACCGTCTGGCCATAGGAATATGGCAGTAGGTGTTCCGCTGCCAGTTGCTTCAATTGTACCAGAATTTATTATAACTTCAGCTGTATTTCCTAGGCTAGACATTATGTCTATACACATGTCATTTGAAGATATTTTTCCAGAAGATGCAGAATCGTTTATTTCTAATTTTCCATTTACAATGATAGCTTTGTCTGCTCCAGTGTTGATGTTGTATCCATTCAATTGAATATTAGAATTTTCGCCTTCAGCAATCTCAATTTGTGTATTATAATCCGAGCTAAGACTATAGTCCGCCGCCCCCGCAATTCCGGCGCTGCCCATGACCAGCATGCCAGCCACAGCCAGCGAGCCGAAGGCATTGAGCAGGTGGCATTTCTTGAGTACTGCCTTGTAGCGATTTATCAGATTTCCTATGGCACCCTTGGTCAGTTGCATACAACCTCTCCCGAAATTGCGGCACGGCCGCACGGCGTCCAGCGCGGGCGGCTGCCAGATGACGACAGGGCCGCCCCGTGCAGGGCATCGGCAAAAAGATATACAGATTTCATACTGTTACTGATAGCCTGCACGGGGAGCGGCATTGCTTTCCAGAGTGTGGGCGGTTATTATGCTCCCAGGAAATGTATTGGCTCAAAATATCGCCCACACCTCTTTAGTAGAACAAAATCTCAGTCAAGTAAACAAAATTATGACTATTTGTTTGTTTTTTATTGTTACTGGTTGATTTTCTGTTCTTTTTTGGAGGAGGGCAAGGATGAAGAAATATGCAGAAACTGGGAGAGCGGATTCGTCAGGTCCGCGGCCGCATGTCACAGGAGGCATTTGCTGCCCTGCTGGGCATCAGCAAGGGCGCCCTGGGAGGATATGAACGGGGCGAGAACTGCCCCAATGTGGAGGTGGTGCTGGCCATTTGCCGCATATGTCATGTGGAAATCGGCTGGTTGCTGACCGGAGAACAGTCAGCCGAAGGACCGTCGGGCGGCACTCCCGCCAGAACGGGGGTGCAGGGAGGGGATTTTGCGCCGGCGGCATCTTGTACGGACGAAAATATGTACAGACTGGAACAGAATTTCGCCGAAGAATCGGTGCGGAAGGCTGCGCCGTCCGGCCAGGAAAGCGGGAAAAAAGAACGTTTTTCCGTTCATGCCGCCAGGGGCGCAGAGCGGGGAAGGGCGGTTTCGTCGCGCCCTGCGGCAGGGGCGGAAAATGCGGGGCAGCAGTGCGGTTACTGCACCTGGTTGCAGGAGCAGCTCATGCGGCTGGAAGAGGAGCGCCGGGACCTGAACAGGGAAAACAGGATACTGTGGCAGAAAAATGCCGATCTGTCCGTGCGCCTGGCCCGTCTGGAACAGTCCGTGGAAAAGCGGTCCGACAGAGAGGCCGTGCCCATATCACCGGGCTATGTGTCCGGCAGACGGGGCCTGCATGAGGAGCCGCAGTCCAGCGGAGGACGGCGCCTCTTTTTCCGGGACTGAAGGCAGAAACACTGCATGCAGAAAACGCCTTCTGCCGGAGCAAAAGGCGTTTTCTGCCGCGCTGGCGGCACAGGAGCGGCCATGCCCGCCAAGGCGGGATGCCGCCGTGGTCGGCTAGTCCAGGGCGGAAGAACCGCGGAAGCTGATGTCCACGATTTCGTAGGTCACGCGGCCGCGGGGAATGTCCACGCTCACTTCGTCCCCCACTTCCTTGCCCAGCAGGGCCTGGCCCACGGGCGACAGGAAAGAGATGGACCCCTTGGCGGGGTTGGCCTCATCCGGGCCAAGGATGGTGAAGGTGCGGCTTTCTTCGGTATCCACGTCTTCCACTTCCACCGTGGCGCCAAAGATGACCTTGTCGCCGGAGAGCTTGTCCAGATCAATGACGGTATAGAGGCCCAGGCGGGATTCGATGTACTTGATGCGGGCTTCGGTCATGCCCTGGCGTTCGCGCGCGGCGTCATAGCCCGCATTTTCGCGCAGGTCGCCTTCCTCGCGCGCTTCCTTGATGGCCTGGATGATGTGGGGGCGTTCGCTCTTGAGGCGCGCCAGCTCCTCTTCCAGTCGTTTGTAGCCCAGGGTCGTAATGGGAATATTGGTAACGGCCATACTGTCCTTCCTTGGGCGCGTCATGCGCCACCATTTGTCGCCGTGCGGCGAAAAGCATTCCGTATGCGACATCCTGCGGCTGTCGCACAATCCGCAAAGGTGCCTTGCAAGGCTTGCATGTCCCGTGAAGAAAAAAACGAAAGCCGTGCGCGGCGTCAGGCGGGACGTTCCGGCACAGGCCAAAAAGAATGTCCGCCGGCAGCAGCGGACTTTGTGCCATTTGCACCGTTTAACTATAGCCCTTCGGTGAAGGGGGGTCAAGCCCTCCTGCCTGCGGGCTTGCGGCTCGGCAAAAGTGCGTATAGACTTTGGGCAATATCGTTCCCACCGATCCTGCTGTGAGGCATCATGAAAAAGTATCTGCGCTATCTCGGTCCGGTGCTCATCACTGGTCTGTTTGTGCTGGCCATCTATCTTCTGTATCAGAAGCTCAGGGCCTACAGCCTGGAAGAAATCCGCCTCAGCATCGAGCAGGTCTCCTACGCCAGCATTGCCCTTTCCATCTTTCTGACCATCATCAACTATATCATTCTGGTGGGCTATGACTGGCTGGCCCTCAAGGCTATTCACAAGTCGCTGCCGCTGCCGCGCGTGGGGCTGGTTTCGCTGGTGGGGCAGGCCGTGAGCTACAATTTCGGGGCGCTGCTGGGCGGCACCACCGTGCGTTACCGCTTTTATTCCGCCTGGGGCTTTTCCCTGTCCGAAATCGTGCGCCTGGTGCTCATGCTGGCCGTGACCTTCTGGGTGGGCGCCCTGGGCCTGAGCGGCCTCATCTTTCTTGTAGCGCCGCCGGTGATTCCTGATGAACTGCTGGCCAGGATGCCCAT
The nucleotide sequence above comes from uncultured Desulfovibrio sp.. Encoded proteins:
- the greA gene encoding transcription elongation factor GreA — encoded protein: MAVTNIPITTLGYKRLEEELARLKSERPHIIQAIKEAREEGDLRENAGYDAARERQGMTEARIKYIESRLGLYTVIDLDKLSGDKVIFGATVEVEDVDTEESRTFTILGPDEANPAKGSISFLSPVGQALLGKEVGDEVSVDIPRGRVTYEIVDISFRGSSALD
- a CDS encoding helix-turn-helix domain-containing protein, which produces MQKLGERIRQVRGRMSQEAFAALLGISKGALGGYERGENCPNVEVVLAICRICHVEIGWLLTGEQSAEGPSGGTPARTGVQGGDFAPAASCTDENMYRLEQNFAEESVRKAAPSGQESGKKERFSVHAARGAERGRAVSSRPAAGAENAGQQCGYCTWLQEQLMRLEEERRDLNRENRILWQKNADLSVRLARLEQSVEKRSDREAVPISPGYVSGRRGLHEEPQSSGGRRLFFRD